In Haladaptatus cibarius D43, the sequence TTTGGGGCTGACACCCACGTCGATATTCACGAGGACGACGAACACGTTCGCGTCATCGCAGACCTCCCCGGCGTCGAAAAAGAGGACATCAACCTCAAATGCGACGGCGAGACGATGACCATCAGCGCCGTCAGCGACCACCGCGAATACGACGAACGAATCTCGCTTCCAGCGCGCGTTGACGAACGCTCCGCGAAAGCGACGTACAACAACGGCGTCCTCGAAGTAACACTCGAAAAGACCGACGAATCGGCGAACATCAGCGTCGAGTAATTGGAAAACGGTTACCGGCGAGTCGTCCGGACGAGTTCGGCGAGGCGGTCGTAAAATCCGTCCTCGTACTTCGTCTCCGCGTCGATGGTCGGACGGGCGTTCGTCTCGTTCACGACGATTCGGTCGCCTGTGTCGAGTAAATCGACGCCGCAGAACGAAATATCGAGCGCTTCCGCTGTTTTCTCCGCGATTTCTCTGTGTTCTTCCGGCAGGGAGATTCCGCGCGCTTCCGCGCCGCGATGGACGTTGTGTTTCCAGCGACCCTCGGCCAGCGCATCGTTCGGCAGTCGGCGCTCGACTGCGCCGACGTACTCGCCATCGACAACCATCGCGCGGTAGTCGGTTGCACCCTGAAGATACTCCTGTACGAGAAACGATTTGTCCCCGGTCGCGCGGTAGTCGTGGACGAGGTTCAGATAGTCCACGACGCCGAGGAAGGAATCTATGTCATCCACTTTTGCGATGCCAGTTCCTCGCGTCGTCGAGTTGGGTTTGATGACCACCGGGGGGTCGAACCGCGCAAAGATTTCCCGGCGGTCGCTCTCTTCGACCGGGTTCGACACCATCGCGGTCTTCGGAACTGGAATCCCCGCTTTTCCGAGTCGGACGATGACCCCGGCTTTGTTCCGCGACGTGAGCACTGCTTCGCGTCCGTTAACCCACGGAACCGAGAGCAGGGCATCGACCACGCCGCCCTCCATCATTCGGGAAGGATAGACGAATCCCACATCGAACTCGTCCGGCGTCCACGGCGGGTCGGCGAGGTCGAATGTCCGCGCCTCGTTCGGGACGTGGTGTGCGTTGATTCCTCGTTCTTCGAGTGGGTCACGCATTCGTTCGAACGTCTGTTTTCGGTACGCAACCGCCAAGTTCAGCATTCGAGTGAGAATTTCGAGTTAAGCGTGAAAAAGACTGTTCTCGTTTTTCGATGTGGATTCGGAGTGGTTGAAAACTGATTGGAAGAGTAGAAAGCTATTGAGGTGGTTTCCGAGATGGAGCTAGCTGTTGCCGACTCCAATGAAACCGCAACCGCCCACACGCCTCCCCAACCGATTCCCTCACTCGCTGTCGCTCGTTCACTCATCCCTCGCGCGAACTCGGGCAGACCTTCGGACGTAAAGTCCTCAGCCCTGCCGACGCACGCGCCAGAGCGGATGTGAAAATTCTCGAAAATCGAATTTGCCATGTGGCGCGCGCTGGTGGGACTTCGAGGACATCACGTCCGAGAAGTCCCATCGAAGTCGCGAGCGCGGTGGCGGTGCGGTCATTTGTTGTCGTGACTACCTAGCGCTATTATTAAGAACACACTTCATCACAGGATAACGACTACATCCCAATCGAAACGAAAAATCAAATCTGTCGCTTAAACCCGTCGCTGACGACGAAACCAGCACGTCGAAAAAGTGGTCGAGGGGGTCAGTTTAGCTGATAAGCTCTTTCTCACCGCGCTCGACGACGATTCGGCACGGCGGGGAAACCTTGTTGTACGCACGGCGGAAGGCGTCCTTGACGGCGTCTGCGTCCTCGACTTCACACCATGCGGTGAAGAGGCGCTCGCCGTTCTGGATTCGCGCCGCGGTGCCGACTGGTTTTCCGAACGCCTGTCGCATTC encodes:
- a CDS encoding Hsp20/alpha crystallin family protein; this encodes MRRDDRDDPFDDLFREIERMMNDMMGGNVDMQVDTGTPAGFGADTHVDIHEDDEHVRVIADLPGVEKEDINLKCDGETMTISAVSDHREYDERISLPARVDERSAKATYNNGVLEVTLEKTDESANISVE
- a CDS encoding ATP-grasp domain-containing protein, giving the protein MLNLAVAYRKQTFERMRDPLEERGINAHHVPNEARTFDLADPPWTPDEFDVGFVYPSRMMEGGVVDALLSVPWVNGREAVLTSRNKAGVIVRLGKAGIPVPKTAMVSNPVEESDRREIFARFDPPVVIKPNSTTRGTGIAKVDDIDSFLGVVDYLNLVHDYRATGDKSFLVQEYLQGATDYRAMVVDGEYVGAVERRLPNDALAEGRWKHNVHRGAEARGISLPEEHREIAEKTAEALDISFCGVDLLDTGDRIVVNETNARPTIDAETKYEDGFYDRLAELVRTTRR